The following proteins are encoded in a genomic region of Corynebacterium atypicum:
- a CDS encoding PTS fructose transporter subunit IIABC — MTEQVITTDLVALDVDFGTTTGEVIQHLADTVHATGRASDAAILASDAQTREAKSGTGVPGQVAIPHCRSAAVAVPTLAFARLSRPVDFSGPDGAATLVFLIAAPEGGGKEHLKILSKLARALVRKEFLQGLRAAATSAEVVDLVLGVINAAPKKKQKKPASEGEAAAAGTATAAAASTFAAAQPERTAQSTDSRPAAATAVTRIVAITACPTGIAHTYMAADALAQEAAAREDVDLEVETQGSSAVTPLAPEVIEAADAVIFATDVGVKDRERFAGKPVIESGVKRAINEPKVMLDEAVAAAHNPEARRVQGQAAARTDSSAADSAGLSWGKRIQQAVMTGVSYMVPFVAAGGLLLALGFLLAGYNVGTDDGWKAIVLGHSITDLPGNVVDFDGQTYQFDRSGLLLYLGAVCFATGQMAMGFIVAALSGYIAYALAARPGIVPGFVGGAISVLVGAGFLGGLVTGILAGLIAMWIGSWKVPRFIASLMPVVIIPLLSCLSVGLVMFLLLGRPLGALMTGLQNGLSSMSGSSAILLGIIIGLMMCSDLGGPINKAAYLFGTAGLSTGDEASLRIMAAVMAAGMVPPIALSIATFLRAKLFTPAEQENGKSAWLLGLSFVSEGAIPFAAADPLRVIPSMMLGGATTGAAVMALGVTSQAPHGGIFVIFAIAPWWGFILAILAGVVVGAAAVIALKQFWPNKAAQAATEAAKAPVQA; from the coding sequence ATGACAGAGCAGGTCATCACCACCGACCTTGTCGCCTTGGACGTCGACTTCGGCACGACCACCGGCGAGGTGATCCAGCACCTCGCCGACACGGTGCACGCCACCGGGCGTGCCTCCGACGCCGCCATATTGGCCAGCGACGCCCAGACCCGCGAGGCGAAATCCGGCACCGGGGTACCCGGCCAGGTGGCCATCCCCCACTGCCGCTCCGCCGCCGTCGCAGTGCCTACCCTCGCCTTCGCGCGCCTGTCCCGGCCGGTCGATTTCTCCGGCCCCGACGGCGCGGCCACCTTGGTCTTCCTCATTGCCGCTCCGGAAGGAGGGGGAAAAGAGCACCTCAAGATCCTTTCCAAACTCGCCCGCGCGCTCGTGCGCAAGGAGTTCTTGCAGGGTCTGCGCGCAGCCGCGACCAGCGCGGAAGTAGTCGACCTGGTGCTAGGCGTCATCAACGCCGCCCCGAAAAAGAAGCAGAAGAAGCCCGCGTCGGAAGGCGAGGCCGCCGCGGCGGGGACCGCCACTGCGGCTGCAGCGAGCACGTTCGCTGCGGCCCAGCCGGAGCGCACCGCCCAGAGCACCGACTCCCGGCCTGCTGCGGCAACGGCGGTCACCCGCATCGTGGCTATCACTGCCTGCCCGACCGGCATCGCGCACACGTACATGGCCGCCGACGCGCTAGCTCAGGAGGCCGCCGCCCGCGAGGACGTCGACCTTGAAGTGGAAACCCAAGGCTCCTCAGCGGTGACCCCGCTGGCTCCCGAAGTCATCGAAGCGGCCGACGCGGTCATCTTTGCCACCGACGTGGGAGTAAAGGACCGCGAGCGCTTCGCCGGCAAGCCCGTCATCGAATCCGGGGTCAAGCGCGCCATCAACGAGCCCAAGGTGATGCTTGACGAAGCGGTGGCGGCCGCCCACAACCCCGAGGCGCGCCGCGTGCAGGGCCAGGCTGCCGCCCGCACCGACTCTTCCGCGGCGGACTCGGCGGGGCTCAGCTGGGGCAAGCGCATCCAGCAAGCCGTGATGACCGGCGTTTCCTACATGGTGCCGTTCGTCGCGGCCGGCGGGCTGCTGCTGGCGCTCGGTTTCCTCCTCGCCGGCTACAACGTGGGCACTGACGACGGCTGGAAGGCCATCGTTCTGGGGCACTCGATTACTGATCTCCCGGGCAACGTCGTGGACTTCGACGGCCAGACCTACCAGTTCGACCGCTCCGGGCTCCTGCTCTACCTCGGGGCAGTCTGCTTTGCCACCGGGCAGATGGCAATGGGATTCATCGTCGCCGCGCTCTCCGGCTACATCGCCTACGCGCTCGCCGCGCGTCCCGGCATCGTGCCCGGCTTTGTCGGCGGGGCCATCTCCGTCCTCGTTGGCGCAGGCTTCCTCGGCGGCCTGGTCACCGGCATTCTCGCCGGGCTGATTGCCATGTGGATCGGCTCGTGGAAGGTGCCCCGATTCATCGCCTCGCTGATGCCCGTGGTCATCATCCCCCTGCTGAGCTGTCTGAGCGTGGGCCTGGTGATGTTCCTGCTACTGGGCCGCCCCCTCGGCGCGCTGATGACGGGGCTGCAAAACGGGCTGTCTTCTATGTCCGGCTCCTCGGCGATCCTGCTCGGCATCATCATCGGGCTCATGATGTGCTCGGACCTGGGCGGGCCCATCAACAAGGCCGCCTATCTCTTCGGTACCGCGGGGCTGTCGACCGGCGATGAGGCCTCGCTGCGCATCATGGCCGCTGTGATGGCCGCGGGCATGGTCCCGCCGATCGCCCTGTCGATCGCCACCTTCCTGCGCGCCAAGCTGTTCACCCCGGCCGAGCAAGAAAACGGCAAGTCGGCCTGGCTCCTGGGCCTCTCCTTCGTCAGCGAGGGCGCCATCCCGTTCGCAGCCGCAGACCCCCTGCGCGTCATCCCCTCGATGATGCTCGGCGGCGCGACGACGGGGGCCGCGGTCATGGCCCTCGGCGTGACGAGCCAGGCCCCGCACGGCGGCATCTTCGTCATCTTCGCAATCGCTCCCTGGTGGGGCTTCATCCTGGCAATCCTGGCCGGCGTGGTCGTCGGCGCCGCCGCGGTCATCGCGCTGAAGCAGTTCTGGCCCAACAAAGCAGCCCAAGCCGCAACCGAGGCCGCGAAAGCGCCCGTCCAGGCCTAG
- a CDS encoding 1-phosphofructokinase family hexose kinase: protein MIVTLTPNPSTDATLTLAGSLARGSVLRARTVTHVAGGKGVNVAHAAHLADAETLAVFPAADEDPYLPLVRATGVPYLAGPSTGTVRTNTTITEPDGTTTKINGPGPELSPADLDHLLALAAGAASESPDSWLVLAGSLPPGVPHDWYGRAVNEVRAQAPGLRVALDTSDAAMVALGEGFPGFAPDLIKPNGLELGQLVGCDGAGLEAAAARGEYEGVVAAARKVTERGVGNVLVTLGGSGAVLVTYAGAWRATPPPTRVLSTVGAGDSSLAGYLLAAEQSASAPERLRQAVAYGSAAAGLPGTQLPRPDQVNLAATQVTSLD from the coding sequence GTGATCGTAACGCTGACCCCCAATCCCAGTACGGACGCGACCCTGACACTGGCCGGCTCACTGGCCCGAGGATCCGTCCTCCGCGCCCGCACCGTCACGCATGTAGCAGGAGGCAAGGGCGTCAACGTCGCCCACGCCGCACACCTCGCCGATGCGGAGACCCTCGCCGTCTTCCCCGCCGCCGACGAGGACCCCTACCTCCCCCTCGTTCGCGCCACCGGCGTGCCCTACCTCGCCGGGCCCTCCACCGGCACCGTGCGGACGAACACCACCATCACCGAACCCGACGGCACCACGACCAAGATTAACGGGCCAGGGCCCGAGCTCTCGCCCGCCGACCTCGACCACCTGCTTGCACTCGCCGCGGGCGCGGCGTCGGAAAGCCCGGATTCTTGGCTAGTCCTCGCCGGCTCCCTGCCGCCCGGCGTGCCCCACGACTGGTACGGGCGGGCGGTCAACGAAGTGCGCGCCCAAGCGCCCGGCCTTCGGGTTGCGTTAGATACTTCCGACGCCGCGATGGTCGCGCTCGGCGAAGGCTTTCCCGGCTTCGCGCCGGACCTCATCAAACCCAACGGGCTCGAACTCGGCCAGCTCGTCGGCTGCGACGGTGCCGGCCTCGAGGCTGCGGCCGCCCGTGGAGAATACGAGGGCGTGGTGGCGGCGGCACGCAAGGTCACTGAGCGCGGCGTCGGCAATGTCCTGGTCACGCTGGGGGGATCGGGCGCCGTGTTGGTCACCTACGCCGGGGCCTGGCGCGCCACCCCGCCTCCTACCCGGGTGCTGTCTACCGTCGGCGCCGGAGACAGCTCGCTGGCAGGCTACCTTTTGGCTGCCGAGCAATCGGCGAGCGCGCCGGAGCGCCTGCGCCAGGCGGTGGCCTACGGTTCGGCGGCCGCTGGCTTGCCGGGCACTCAACTGCCGCGCCCAGACCAAGTCAATCTGGCAGCCACGCAGGTCACCAGCCTGGACTAG